From Oxyura jamaicensis isolate SHBP4307 breed ruddy duck chromosome 26 unlocalized genomic scaffold, BPBGC_Ojam_1.0 oxy26_random_OJ72662, whole genome shotgun sequence:
GGCACCGGGGACAGCGGCGTGGCCGGGCCCACCCCGCGCACCGGGGCGCACGGCGGCACCGGGGACAGCGGCGGAGCGCGGCCGCTCTCGGCCACCGGCGCTTCCAGCGGCACCGGGGacagcggcggcggcgcccggCCTCATCCCGGCCCCGGagcgcccggcggcggcggcggggacggCGGCTCCGGGCCTGCAGCAGGCGCCGGCGCTTCCAGGACCGGGAGCGCTGGGGCTTCCCGCGGCACCGGGGAACGCAGCGGCACCGGGACTCTTGCGAGTGCCGGAGGCCATGGAGGCGCCGGGAGCACCGAGCGCACCGCGTGCACCAGCGGCACCGCGAGTCCCGGGGCCACCGCGACCGCGGGGGCCGCCACGAGCCCTGGGGCCGCCAGCACCACGCGGGTCCCCGCAGGCACGGGGCGCTCCCGCCGGCGCCGCAGCCCCAACACGGCACCGCAGTTCCAGCCCTCCAGCTACCAGGCGTCGGTGGCAGAGAACCGGCCGGCGGGGACGGCGGTGGCGCGGCTGACGGCGGTGGACCCCGACGCGGGCGAGGCGGGGCGGCTGCACTACGCCATGGCCGCGCTCTTCGACAGCCGCTCCGACGCCCTCTTCGCCATGGACCCCGTCACCGGCGCCGTCACCACGGCTGCCCCGCTGGACCGCGAGAGCAAGAGCACCCACGTCTTCCGGGTGACGGCGGTGGACCACGGGGTGCCGCGGCGCAGTGCCTTGGCCACGCTGACGGTGACGGTGAGCGATGCCAATGACCACGACCCAGCGTTCGAGCAGCCTGAGTACCGTGAGAGCGTGCGGGAGAACCTGGAGGTGGGCTACGAGGTGCTGACGGTGCGGGCCACCGACGGCGACGCCGGCCCCAACGCCAATGTCCTCTACCGCCTCCTCAACGCCGGTGGTGCCAACGAGGTCTTTGAGATCGATCCACGCTCAGGCGTCATCCGCACCCGGGGCCCCGTGGACCGTGAGGCCGTGGAGGCGTTCGAGCTGCTGGTGGAGGCCACGGACCAGGGCCAGGAGCCGGGGCCCCGCAGCGCCACGGCCACCGTGCGCATCATGGTGGAGGACGACAACGACAACGCGCCGCAGTTCAGTGAGAAGCGTTACATCGCGCAGGTACCCGAGGACGTGGCACCCAACTCGGCCGTGCTGCGGGTGACGGCCACCGACCGTGACAAGGGCAGCAACGCCCTGGTGCACTACAGCATCGTCAGCGGCAACACCCGCGGCCACTTCTACATCGACGCGCAGACGGGCGCGCTGGACGTGGTCAGCCCTCTGGACTACGAGGCCAGCAAGGAGTACACCCTGCGCATCCGTGCGCAGGACGGCGGCCGCCCGCCCCTCTCCAACATCAGCGGCTTGGTCACCGTGCAGGTGCTGGATGTCAACGACAACGCGCCCATCTTTGTCAGCACACCCTTCCAGGCCACCGTGCTGGAGAACGTGCCCGTGGGCTACTCCGTCATCCACGTGCAAGCCATCGACGCTGACTCGGGTGACAACGCCCGCCTGGTCTACACCCTCCTTGAGACCGGCGCCGGCTTCCCTTTCGCCATCAACAACAGCACGGGGTGGATCGTGGTGGCCTCTGAGCTGGACCGGGAGGCGGTGGATTTCTACAGCTTCGGGGTGGAGGCGCAGGACCAGGGCAGCCCGCCCATGGCGTCCTCGGCCAGCGTCAGCGTCACCATCCTGGACGTCAATGACAACAGCCCCGAGTTCACGCAGCGGGAGTACGGTGCCCGCCTGAACGAGGACGCGGCGGTGGGCACCAGCGTGCTCACCGTCTCCGCCGTCGACCGCGACGCCAACAGCGTCATCACCTACCAGATCTCCAGCGGCAACACCCGCAACCGCTTCTCCATCACCAGCCAGAGCGGCGGCGGGCTCATCTCGCTCGCCCTGCCCCTGGACTACAAGCTGGAGCGGCAGTACCTGCTCACCATCGCCGCCTCCGATGGCACCCGCCAGGACACAGCCCAGGTGGTCGTCAACGTCACCGACGCCAACACCCACCGGCCCGTCTTCCAGAGCTCCCACTACACTGTCAATGTCAACGAGGACCGGCCGGTGGGCACCACGGTGGTGGTCATCAGCGCCACGGACGAGGACACGGGCGAGAACGCCCGCATCACCTACCTGATGGAGGACAGCATCCCCCAGTTCCGCATCGCCCCCGACACGGGGGCCGTCACCACCCAGATGGAGCTGGACTACGAGGACCAGGTGTCCTACACCCTGGCCATAACGGCCCGCGACAACGGCATCCCGCAGAAGTCCGACACCACCTACCTGGAGATCCTGGTGAGCGACGTCAACGACAACGCGCCCCAGTTCCTCCGCGACTCCTACCAGGGCTCCATCTACGAGGACGTGCCCGCCTTCACCAGCGTCCTCCAGGTCTCGGCCACTGACCGCGACTCAGGCCTCAACGGCAGGGTCTTCTACACCTTCCAGGGCGGTGACGACGGCGACGGCGACTTCATCATCGAGTCCACCTCAGGCATCGTCCGCACCTTGCGCCGCCTGGACCGGGAGAACGTGCCGCTCTACGCCCTGCGGGCGTACGCTGTCGACAAGGGCGTGCCGGCCAGGCGGACGCCGGTGGAGATCCAGGTGACGGTGCTGGACGTCAACGACAACCCGCCCGTCTTCGAGCGGGATGAGTTCGACATCTTCGTGGAGGAGAACAGCCCCATCGGGCTGGTGGTGGCCCGCATCACGGCCACCGACCCCGACGAGGGCACCAACGCCCAGATCATGTACCAGATCGTGGAGGGCAACATCCCCGAGGTCTTCCAGCTGGACATCTTCTCCGGCGAGCTCACCGCCCTGGCCGACCTGGACTACGAGACCAAGGCGGAGTACGTCATCGTGGTGCAGGCCACCTCGGCCCCGCTGGTGAGCCGCGCCACCGTCCACGTGCGCCTGCGGGACACCAATGACAACAGCCCCCAGCTGAGGAACTTCGAGATCGTCTTCAACAACTACATCACCAACCGCTCGGGCAGCTTCCCCGGCGGCATCATCGGCCGCATCCCGGCCCGCGACCCCGACGTCTCTGACAGCCTGACCTACGCCTTCGAGCAGGGCAATGAGCTCaacctggtgctgctggaccCCCGCACCGGGGACCTGCGCCTCAGCCCGGCCCTGGACAACAACCGCCCGCTGGAGGCCGTCATGAGGGTCTCTGTCTCGGGTAAGACCCCCTGGGGGGGgacctggggagaggagggggtgATCTGGGGGGGTTCCGACAGAgtttggggctggggaagccCCCGGAGGTgctccccgctgcctcctgccccgcgcagggaggttttggggtgccccCTCCAGAtctggggacagcctggggacCTTTtgtctgccccccccccccagcccagagGTCCTGGCAGGAGGCAGTcggggtccccagcaccccctttGCCCTCCCCGCCACCAGCCTCAGTCCTGGGGGGCCTGGGAGGGGCCCAATCCTGCAGAGCAtggatttttttggggggaggggggagtcCACAACCCCGTTGCATGGGTTTGGGGGGGCCCTGGGGCCCTGGGCCTGCGTCGCTCTTCCGATCTTGACGGCGTATGTCTCTTAGGGGGGGCAGCACCCAGTGTCTGGGGCCCAGGGTGGAATGggagggtgctgcaggggggtggggggggcgaCTTGGACGGGGGGAGGGGAGTGGCTCCGGTGccaccctggggacagggagggaaacTGAGTCACAGACACCTCGTGGGGCCaggcccctcctgccccactgGTTCCatgtcggggggggggggtcctgggccTGCACGTCCCCCCCCCAAGGGCCTCTGCCTTGCGTGGGAGTGACAGCGGGGGACAGGGACCCTGGTGGGGCTGTGACCAGGCAGCTTCGGGGGTCTGGGCTCACCCAGCGCAGTGGGAGGGGGGGCACAGCCACCATGTCCCACTGTGctgggggaaactgaggcacggggggGGTTACTGGGGGTTCTCAGTGCTCGGCCATGGGGAATCtgggggcagggatggggggggggcagccccagccccccatAGCACGCTGCCTGGTGCCGCGATGtcccccgtccccagccccgcgTCCCCCAGCCGCCcgtctgctgctcctgctccagctgcacaaaggggtggggagggggtcGCTGGCAGCCCCCCCGTGCCCTCCCCGCACAGGGGCTGGGGAACAAAGGGTCCGGCCATAGCTGGGCCCCCGCTGCCACCGCCATGGCaacgctgccccccccccccggccaccaGCCACTGCCGTG
This genomic window contains:
- the LOC118158349 gene encoding cadherin EGF LAG seven-pass G-type receptor 2-like produces the protein GDSGVAGPTPRTGAHGGTGDSGGARPLSATGASSGTGDSGGGARPHPGPGAPGGGGGDGGSGPAAGAGASRTGSAGASRGTGERSGTGTLASAGGHGGAGSTERTACTSGTASPGATATAGAATSPGAASTTRVPAGTGRSRRRRSPNTAPQFQPSSYQASVAENRPAGTAVARLTAVDPDAGEAGRLHYAMAALFDSRSDALFAMDPVTGAVTTAAPLDRESKSTHVFRVTAVDHGVPRRSALATLTVTVSDANDHDPAFEQPEYRESVRENLEVGYEVLTVRATDGDAGPNANVLYRLLNAGGANEVFEIDPRSGVIRTRGPVDREAVEAFELLVEATDQGQEPGPRSATATVRIMVEDDNDNAPQFSEKRYIAQVPEDVAPNSAVLRVTATDRDKGSNALVHYSIVSGNTRGHFYIDAQTGALDVVSPLDYEASKEYTLRIRAQDGGRPPLSNISGLVTVQVLDVNDNAPIFVSTPFQATVLENVPVGYSVIHVQAIDADSGDNARLVYTLLETGAGFPFAINNSTGWIVVASELDREAVDFYSFGVEAQDQGSPPMASSASVSVTILDVNDNSPEFTQREYGARLNEDAAVGTSVLTVSAVDRDANSVITYQISSGNTRNRFSITSQSGGGLISLALPLDYKLERQYLLTIAASDGTRQDTAQVVVNVTDANTHRPVFQSSHYTVNVNEDRPVGTTVVVISATDEDTGENARITYLMEDSIPQFRIAPDTGAVTTQMELDYEDQVSYTLAITARDNGIPQKSDTTYLEILVSDVNDNAPQFLRDSYQGSIYEDVPAFTSVLQVSATDRDSGLNGRVFYTFQGGDDGDGDFIIESTSGIVRTLRRLDRENVPLYALRAYAVDKGVPARRTPVEIQVTVLDVNDNPPVFERDEFDIFVEENSPIGLVVARITATDPDEGTNAQIMYQIVEGNIPEVFQLDIFSGELTALADLDYETKAEYVIVVQATSAPLVSRATVHVRLRDTNDNSPQLRNFEIVFNNYITNRSGSFPGGIIGRIPARDPDVSDSLTYAFEQGNELNLVLLDPRTGDLRLSPALDNNRPLEAVMRVSVSDGVHSATAQCTLRVTVITDEMLSNSITLRLADMSQERFLSPLLSLFLEGVAAVLAAPRHRVVLFNIQTDTDVGAARILNVSLSVRLPASARGARFFSSEELQERLYLNRSLLAAISAQRVLPFDDNICLREPCENYMRCVSVLKFDSSAPFLASDTVLFRPIHPVTGLRCRCPPGFTGDYCETEVDLCFSSPCGSNGRCRSREGGYTCECHEDFTGEHCELSARRGRCVPGVCRNGGTCVNLLVGGFRCECPPGHYEKPFCAMSTRSFPPRSFVTFRGLRQRFHFTLALTFATKERDALLLYNGRFNEKHDFVALEIVREQIQLTFSAGTAPPLPSAASTAFPPGTAPRHRHRVPGTASSSL